In a single window of the Puntigrus tetrazona isolate hp1 unplaced genomic scaffold, ASM1883169v1 S000000302, whole genome shotgun sequence genome:
- the drd5a gene encoding D(1) dopamine receptor — MRDRTEPRETLARALTGCLLCALILWTLLGNALVCAAVLRFRHLRAKVTHVFIASLAVSDLLVAVLVMPWKAAAEVAGFWPFGAFCDVWVAFDIMCSTASILNLCVISVDRYWAISSPFRYERKMTLRVAFVMIGAAWTLSVLISFIPVQLDWHKADAGAAEPNASDADSCDSSLSREYAISSSLISFYIPVAIMIVTYTRIYRIAQVQIRRIASLERAAEHAQSRRSDRSLHRSLKTSFQRETKVLKTLSVIMGVFVCCWLPFFVLNCVVPFCRREPCVSDTTFDVFVWFGWSNSSLNPVIYAFNAEFRRGFSSLLRCRGRCRTPVETANVSNELVSYNREAASACVNIIPNVVDETFDRISQLSRGGGDDDEDDDDLDDAFTPNGIR, encoded by the coding sequence ATGCGCGACCGAACCGAGCCGCGGGAGACGCTGGCGCGCGCGCTGACCGGCTGCTTGCTGTGCGCGCTCATCCTCTGGACACTGCTCGGGAACGCTCTGGTGTGCGCCGCCGTGCTGCGCTTCCGCCACCTGCGCGCCAAAGTCACGCACGTCTTCATCGCGTCGCTGGCCGTGTCGGACCTGCTCGTGGCTGTGCTCGTGATGCCGTGGAAGGCGGCGGCAGAGGTGGCCGGCTTCTGGCCGTTCGGCGCCTTCTGCGACGTCTGGGTGGCGTTTGACATCATGTGCTCCACCGCGTCCATCCTGAACCTGTGCGTCATCAGCGTGGACCGCTACTGGGCCATCAGCAGCCCTTTCCGCTACGAGCGCAAAATGACTCTTCGCGTCGCTTTCGTGATGATCGGCGCGGCGTGGACGCTGTCGGTGCTCATCTCGTTCATCCCGGTACAGCTGGACTGGCACAAAGCCGACGCGGGCGCCGCGGAGCCCAACGCGTCCGACGCGGACAGCTGCGACTCGAGTCTGAGCCGCGAGTACGCCATCTCCTCGTCCCTCATCAGCTTCTACATTCCCGTGGCCATCATGATCGTCACCTACACGCGCATCTACCGGATCGCGCAGGTCCAGATCCGGAGGATCGCGTCGCTGGAGCGCGCGGCGGAGCACGCGCAGAGCCGCCGGTCGGACCGGAGCCTCCACCGGAGCCTCAAGACCTCGTTCCAGCGCGAGACCAAAGTTCTGAAGACGCTGTCCGTGATCATGGGCGTGTTCGTGTGCTGCTGGCTGCCGTTCTTCGTGCTCAACTGCGTGGTTCCGTTCTGCCGCCGCGAGCCGTGCGTCAGCGACACCACGTTCGACGTGTTCGTGTGGTTCGGCTGGAGCAACTCGTCGCTCAACCCCGTCATCTACGCCTTCAACGCCGAGTTCCGCCGGGGTTTCTCCAGCCTGCTGCGCTGCCGCGGCCGCTGCCGGACTCCGGTGGAGACGGCGAACGTCAGCAACGAGCTGGTGTCCTACAACCGGGAGGCGGCGAGCGCGTGCGTCAACATCATCCCGAACGTGGTGGACGAGACGTTCGACCGGATCTCGCAGCTGTCGCGGGGCGGCGGCGACGACGACGAGGACGACGACGACCTGGACGACGCGTTCACGCCGAACGGCATCCGCTGA
- the otop1 gene encoding proton channel OTOP1: protein MVEHSGLDIMCLNKYSPASSSSSSSSSNAEKKLFSKLKVSLTKKYPQKNAETLSAQYGTNLLLIGVSVMLALAQHGPAVKKEHLLAFITALMLVQLVWMLCYMIRRERERGPVPERDAHAGTSWIRGGLTMLALLSLIMDAFRIGYFVGYHSCISAVLGVYPIVHALHTISQVHFLWFHIKDVIKKYETFERFGVIHAVFTNLLLWCNGVMSEAEHFLNNHRRRLTALGYANLSTVEAEPHCNCTTSVCSMFSTSLYYLYPFNIEYHIFVSAMLLVMWKNIGRTLDLHSNRKRPSTRSPGLLLGPMLGLLALASSVTVLVVYLIQVEKSPQAAVSMFYCYGVVMLSCMCVASGAGLLVYRLEAWPMDTGPNPARALDAELLLGSSLGSWLMSWCSVVAVAAAGRGSPSFRWTCLAYSLLLVLEKCVQNLFIVESLYRRRRDPDDPLATEVFCVTPPYDGIVNRGYETQEKRCTTLEGETPENRAAFSRKQNDVTLPVGNRLNVTPGRKRQILKNITIFLFMCNISLWILPAFGCRPQYDNGLEQETFGYSVWTTVLNVAIPMNLFYRMHSVASLFEVFRKV from the exons ATGGTGGAGCACAGCGGCCTGGACATCATGTGTCTGAACAAATACAGCCCcgcttcctcctcctcatcctcctcctcctcgaaCGCGGAGAAGAAACTTTTCTCCAAGCTCAAGGTGAGTCTGACCAAGAAGTACCCTCAGAAGAACGCGGAGACGCTGAGCGCGCAGTACGGAACCAACCTGCTGCTGATCGGCGTGTCCGTGATGCTCGCGCTGGCGCAGCACGGTCCCGCGGTGAAGAAGGAGCACCTGCTGGCCTTCATCACAGCTCTGATGCTGGTGCAGCTCGTCTGGATGCTCTGCTACATGATCCGGAGGGAACGGGAGCGCGGTCCGGTGCCGGAGAGGGACGCGCACGCCGGCACCAGCTGGATCCGAG GGGGGCTGACGATGCTGGCCTTGCTGTCGCTCATCATGGACGCGTTCCGCATCGGTTATTTTGTCGGATATCATTCGTGCATCTCCGCCGTGCTCGGAGTCTACCCTATCGTGCACGCGCTGCACACCATATCTCAG GTGCATTTCCTCTGGTTCCACATCAAAGATGTCATCAAGAAATATGAAACGTTTGAAAG GTTTGGAGTGATTCACGCGGTCTTCACTAACCTGCTGCTGTGGTGTAATGGAGTGATGTCAGAAGCTGAACATTTCCTGAACAACCACAGGAGACGCCTGACTGCGCTGGGATACGCCAATCTCtccacag tggaAGCGGAGCCTCACTGTAACTGCACCACCAGCGTCTGCTCCATGTTCTCCACCAGTCTTTACTATCTGTACCCCTTCAACATCGAGTACCACATCTTCGTCTCAGCCATGCTCCTGGTGATGTGGAAGAACATCGGCCGCACGCTGGACCTTCACAGCAACCGCAAGCGTCCCAGCACTCGGAGCCCGGGGCTCCTGCTCGGCCCCATGCTGGGTCTGCTGGCCCTGGCCAGCTCCGTCACTGTGCTGGTGGTGTACCTgatccag GTGGAGAAGTCTCCTCAGGCCGCCGTCTCCATGTTCTACTGCTACGGCGTGGTGATGCTGAGCTGTATGTGTGTGGCGAGCGGCGCCGGGCTCCTGGTGTATCGTCTGGAGGCCTGGCCCATGGACACGGGGCCCAACCCGGCGCGGGCGCTGGACGCGGAGCTGCTGCTGGGCTCGTCTCTGGGCTCGTGGCTGATGTCGTGGTGCAGCGTGGTGGCGGTGGCGGCGGCGGGCCGTGGTTCTCCGAGCTTCCGCTGGACCTGCCTGGCCTACTCGCTGCTGCTGGTGCTGGAGAAGTGCGTGCAGAACCTGTTCATCGTGGAGTCTCTGTACCGCCGCCGCAGGGACCCGGACGACCCGCTCGCGACGGAGGTGTTCTGCGTCACGCCGCCGTACGACGGCATCGTCAACCGCGGCTACGAGACGCAGGAGAAGCGCTGCACGACTCTGGAGGGAGAGACGCCCGAGAACAGAGCGGCCTTCAGCAGGAAACAGAATGATGTCACACTTCCTGTGGGGAACCGGCTCAACGTGACGCCCGGGAGGAAGAGACAGATCCTGAAGAACATCACCATCTTCCTCTTCATGTGCAACATCTCG CTCTGGATCCTCCCGGCCTTCGGCTGCCGTCCGCAGTATGACAACGGTCTGGAGCAGGAGACCTTCGGGTACAGCGTGTGGACCACGGTGCTGAACGTGGCCATCCCCATGAACCTCTTCTACCGCATGCACTCGGTGGCGTCGCTCTTCGAGGTCTTCCGGAAGGTTTGA